The Desulfolucanica intricata genome has a segment encoding these proteins:
- a CDS encoding sigma factor, translating into MVPGLWTLTALSVVNGILFLVSYIANNTFPQPLSEEEEAKYLQMLANGDEHARNVLTERNLRLVAHIVKKFDTAVGDTDDLISIGTIGLIKAVNTYNSDRGTKLATYAARCIEN; encoded by the coding sequence ATGGTACCTGGCCTTTGGACGCTCACTGCTCTATCCGTGGTTAATGGAATCCTATTTTTAGTTTCCTACATTGCAAACAATACTTTCCCACAACCACTGTCTGAAGAGGAAGAGGCAAAATATTTACAAATGTTAGCGAATGGCGATGAACATGCACGAAATGTTTTAACAGAACGCAATTTACGACTAGTAGCCCACATCGTAAAAAAGTTTGATACTGCAGTTGGGGATACAGATGATTTAATTTCAATTGGCACAATAGGTTTAATTAAAGCTGTAAATACTTATAATTCCGACAGAGGTACTAAATTAGCTACCTATGCTGCACGTTGTATTGAAAAC